A region from the Mucilaginibacter sp. CSA2-8R genome encodes:
- a CDS encoding DUF5009 domain-containing protein: MTDTSSRLHSVDVFRAVTMFLMIFVNELSGAKAIPGWIDHAEANADALGFADTIFPAFLFIVGLSIPFAISSKQQKGASPRGVLAYIGYRSFALIVMGFYQVNLETYNENHWLPKAAWAILATVAFFMIWLNYKSTVAKGERYGMIGAGYAILVVLALVYKGSYNNLSGYNGMQPQWWGILGIIGWSYLVASLLYWLSKGSLKTLLVCLAVLLVINILLHTWVSRFSFWLINDASSVCLVMAGVVTSLAYAACRPAVHKFVFGAVLSGLVCIVIGLWLRPYAGGISKIYSTPAWVLITAGVSLIVYALLVYATDVKGKAHWFKWIAAAGTSTLTCYLIPYFQVYGMQLLHLHYPNGLLNGVPAILRALAISFVIILLVEQMQKVRLTLKV, translated from the coding sequence ATGACCGATACCTCATCCCGCTTACACTCCGTTGATGTATTCAGAGCCGTTACCATGTTTTTGATGATTTTTGTGAACGAGCTGAGCGGTGCCAAAGCTATCCCCGGCTGGATAGACCACGCCGAGGCTAATGCCGATGCGCTGGGTTTTGCCGATACCATTTTTCCGGCGTTTTTATTCATCGTAGGGTTGTCTATCCCTTTCGCCATCAGCAGCAAGCAGCAAAAGGGGGCGTCGCCGAGGGGTGTGCTGGCTTACATTGGCTACCGCTCGTTTGCCTTAATTGTGATGGGCTTTTACCAGGTTAACCTCGAAACTTATAACGAAAACCACTGGCTACCCAAAGCCGCATGGGCCATACTGGCTACCGTGGCTTTTTTTATGATCTGGCTCAACTATAAATCTACCGTGGCCAAAGGCGAAAGGTACGGCATGATTGGGGCGGGTTATGCTATACTTGTTGTGCTGGCGCTGGTTTATAAAGGGTCGTACAATAACCTGAGTGGCTATAACGGTATGCAGCCGCAGTGGTGGGGCATATTAGGCATCATCGGCTGGTCGTACCTGGTGGCGTCGCTGCTATACTGGTTAAGTAAGGGTAGTCTTAAAACGCTGCTGGTTTGCCTGGCGGTACTTTTGGTTATCAATATTTTGCTGCATACCTGGGTTAGCAGGTTTAGCTTTTGGCTCATTAATGATGCCTCGTCGGTTTGTTTGGTTATGGCGGGTGTGGTTACCAGTTTGGCTTATGCGGCCTGTCGCCCTGCGGTACACAAGTTTGTTTTTGGCGCAGTACTGAGCGGGCTGGTCTGCATAGTTATAGGTTTGTGGCTCAGGCCATACGCGGGCGGTATCTCTAAAATATATTCAACCCCGGCCTGGGTACTCATCACCGCGGGAGTCAGCCTAATAGTGTATGCCTTGCTGGTTTACGCTACCGACGTAAAAGGCAAAGCCCACTGGTTTAAATGGATTGCCGCCGCCGGTACCAGTACGCTTACCTGCTACCTCATTCCGTACTTTCAGGTGTATGGTATGCAATTGCTGCACCTGCATTATCCGAACGGCTTACTCAACGGCGTACCCGCCATTTTGCGAGCGTTGGCCATATCATTCGTGATTATCTTGCTGGTAGAGCAAATGCAAAAGGTGAGGCTGACGCTGAAGGTGTGA
- a CDS encoding NAD(P)/FAD-dependent oxidoreductase, translating into MNTSTKYDVIIIGGSNAGLSAAMSLGRALKRVLIIDSGLPCNRQTPHSHNFITHDGWRPAEIQEVAKNEVLSYDTVQWLAGTVSGVTGYNQNFEVEVAGHSAAISAKKLLFATGIKDLMPNIPSFAQCWGISVIHCPYCHGYEYRGQATGILMNNEHTADFARFIQNWTTKLTLFTNGPSKLTPEQTQAVLNRNIGIIETQITSIDHTNGQLTQLRLADGSTHSLNALYARVPFEQHCLIPEQLGCKLTAEGYLEVTDQKRTTVPGIFAAGDNTSPMRSVAAAVGAGNLAGAMIAHELINEQ; encoded by the coding sequence ATGAATACTTCAACAAAATACGACGTTATCATTATTGGCGGCAGCAATGCCGGTTTGTCGGCGGCGATGTCGTTGGGGCGGGCGTTAAAGCGCGTACTCATTATTGATAGTGGCTTGCCTTGCAACCGTCAAACACCGCACTCGCATAACTTCATTACTCACGACGGCTGGCGCCCCGCCGAAATACAGGAGGTGGCCAAAAACGAAGTGCTTAGCTATGATACCGTACAATGGTTGGCAGGCACCGTAAGCGGCGTTACCGGTTATAACCAAAATTTTGAGGTGGAGGTGGCTGGGCATTCGGCCGCTATCAGCGCCAAAAAGCTATTGTTTGCTACCGGTATTAAAGATTTGATGCCCAACATTCCGAGCTTTGCGCAATGCTGGGGTATATCGGTAATCCATTGTCCGTACTGCCACGGTTACGAGTACCGCGGCCAGGCTACCGGTATTTTAATGAACAATGAACATACGGCGGATTTTGCCCGCTTTATACAAAACTGGACTACTAAACTTACTTTGTTTACCAACGGCCCTTCAAAGCTTACCCCCGAGCAAACGCAGGCCGTGCTCAACCGTAACATCGGCATCATCGAAACCCAAATTACCAGCATCGATCATACCAACGGGCAACTTACGCAGCTCCGCCTTGCCGATGGTAGCACGCATTCGTTGAATGCATTGTATGCACGTGTACCCTTTGAGCAGCATTGCCTAATACCCGAACAGTTAGGCTGTAAGCTAACCGCTGAAGGCTACCTCGAGGTAACCGACCAAAAAAGGACCACTGTTCCGGGTATTTTTGCCGCCGGCGATAATACCAGCCCCATGCGTTCGGTTGCGGCCGCAGTAGGTGCCGGCAACCTTGCCGGGGCCATGATAGCGCACGAGTTGATCAATGAGCAATGA
- a CDS encoding TetR/AcrR family transcriptional regulator codes for MEATEQKIVNAAIEVFNTDLSANLELVAEQAGVTRRTLHRYFKDRTQLMDACQTEMQYKCRTAMMAAINTSTDPLVQLENMLYAGIDCGSKYAFLDKLQQHPPYRQMPDGDEGEFDAVKKHWFAIVGKLQKAGIISTELTPAWIFVLFGGMVTTTINALNSGNVARNDIKHFAWFSFSRSVGIQVIAGAQSS; via the coding sequence ATGGAAGCTACAGAGCAAAAGATTGTAAATGCTGCTATTGAGGTATTTAATACCGACCTATCGGCCAATCTGGAATTGGTTGCTGAGCAGGCCGGTGTAACCAGGCGTACACTGCACCGTTATTTTAAAGATCGCACCCAACTCATGGATGCCTGCCAAACCGAAATGCAGTACAAGTGCCGTACAGCCATGATGGCTGCTATTAATACCAGCACCGATCCGCTCGTGCAATTAGAAAACATGTTGTATGCCGGTATCGACTGTGGGAGCAAGTACGCTTTTTTAGATAAATTACAGCAGCACCCGCCTTACCGTCAAATGCCTGATGGCGACGAGGGAGAATTTGACGCCGTTAAAAAGCATTGGTTTGCCATAGTAGGCAAGCTGCAAAAAGCGGGCATCATCAGTACTGAGCTTACCCCCGCCTGGATTTTTGTGTTGTTTGGTGGCATGGTAACCACCACCATCAACGCACTTAACTCCGGCAACGTGGCGCGTAACGACATCAAGCATTTTGCCTGGTTTTCGTTTAGCCGCAGCGTAGGTATCCAGGTTATTGCAGGCGCTCAATCATCTTAA
- a CDS encoding outer membrane beta-barrel protein, whose amino-acid sequence MIPLINKGALLKTVGSKAFSYAVLITAGTFLFSSSAFAQSKKKPAKAAASSTTATVRNRFELGIAGGLSLNKFITGQSHGGYNTGYSAGVSLHYPVYKGLGLQLEVNSMQQGGQLIKFKDDTRLGLPENFQTKNVRNSSYQINTLEVPLLVDYTFNIKPSWIPVIYAGASYAYTYNVTEHYQKTGNLLPGQNVIATVQGSQNATSMFNDNRLNFIAGAKARLPLTARLGLTLDFRYVAGATPVLDSYSYMDKAGFGSRVRSNSFVSRIGLVMPLGK is encoded by the coding sequence TTGATACCCCTAATTAATAAGGGAGCCTTACTCAAAACAGTAGGCTCCAAAGCGTTTAGTTACGCAGTACTCATCACGGCTGGTACCTTTTTATTTTCATCGTCTGCCTTTGCTCAAAGCAAAAAAAAACCGGCTAAAGCTGCAGCCTCTTCAACCACCGCAACGGTGCGGAATAGATTTGAGCTCGGCATTGCTGGCGGACTAAGCCTCAACAAGTTTATTACCGGCCAATCACATGGCGGCTATAACACAGGTTACTCGGCCGGTGTGTCTTTGCACTATCCGGTATATAAAGGCCTGGGGTTACAATTGGAGGTAAACTCCATGCAACAGGGCGGGCAACTTATTAAATTTAAAGACGATACACGTTTAGGCCTGCCCGAAAACTTCCAGACTAAAAATGTAAGAAACAGCTCATACCAGATCAACACGCTCGAAGTGCCGTTACTGGTTGACTATACTTTCAACATCAAACCATCCTGGATACCGGTTATTTATGCCGGTGCAAGTTATGCCTACACTTACAACGTAACCGAGCATTACCAAAAGACAGGCAATTTGTTACCCGGCCAGAATGTGATAGCCACCGTACAAGGTTCACAAAATGCTACATCGATGTTTAACGATAACCGCCTTAACTTTATAGCAGGTGCTAAAGCCCGATTACCGCTTACCGCACGATTGGGCCTGACACTGGACTTTAGGTACGTAGCCGGTGCCACCCCTGTTTTAGACAGCTACTCTTACATGGATAAAGCGGGCTTTGGCAGCAGGGTAAGATCCAACTCCTTCGTTTCGCGCATTGGCCTGGTTATGCCATTGGGCAAATAA
- a CDS encoding PH domain-containing protein yields the protein MNTPRRYPSAVSFVNYVPLLYISGIGLFVGFCCDGFMTAGLLLAGVAVLTLPILLNTTYTIDGEMLKIRSGFIKYEDINIASITRIEKTQLYRQAPALSKANRILISYNRYDSIVISPKNRSAFIADILRINPGVTVGSGV from the coding sequence ATGAACACACCCCGACGTTACCCGTCAGCCGTAAGCTTTGTCAACTACGTACCGTTGCTATACATCTCTGGTATAGGTCTTTTTGTAGGTTTTTGCTGCGACGGGTTCATGACGGCAGGTTTGCTATTGGCAGGCGTTGCGGTGCTCACGTTGCCAATACTCCTGAACACCACCTATACTATCGATGGCGAAATGCTTAAAATACGCAGCGGCTTTATTAAGTACGAAGACATCAATATTGCCTCCATCACCCGCATCGAAAAAACGCAACTATACCGGCAAGCGCCGGCACTGTCGAAAGCCAATCGCATCCTAATCTCTTACAACCGGTACGATAGCATTGTTATATCGCCCAAAAACCGCAGCGCCTTTATTGCCGATATTTTACGTATTAACCCAGGTGTTACGGTAGGTAGCGGGGTTTGA
- a CDS encoding M64 family metallopeptidase, with product MRIRFCVWACLLGLVVITGCKKDRVPEYHTDGEVRVLMKGDPSGPNIVFLGDGFIKEDLVVGGDYDRKVKELTDHLFSVPPFNRYKKVFNVYQVYALSNQRGALNKLDPQSTATKFKSYFSENDRLLREGNYDTVSKYLDKIMPYWQIQLPVVLVNDSRYGGSGGGLAVVSVHSNMKFTFVHETGHTFGLLADEYVEVAKEKDRPLFATQFYPNVDTSNNPATIKWKHYFNRPRYAGIVGIFEGGYYHAKGVYRPEENSVMRNNITTRNFNAPSREAIVRRIYEIMGKPFDLEAFFKEDLNVMGYAMEPEAASGTNFPPLTGDHINQREQLKMMQLQRLFRQQQNKVH from the coding sequence ATGCGTATCCGATTTTGTGTTTGGGCCTGTTTGCTGGGCCTGGTTGTTATAACAGGGTGTAAAAAAGACCGCGTGCCCGAATATCACACTGATGGCGAAGTAAGGGTGCTGATGAAAGGTGATCCCAGCGGGCCCAATATTGTGTTTTTAGGTGATGGTTTTATTAAAGAAGACTTGGTTGTAGGGGGCGATTATGATCGGAAAGTAAAGGAATTGACTGATCATTTATTTTCAGTTCCTCCATTCAATCGCTATAAAAAAGTATTTAATGTATATCAGGTTTACGCCCTATCTAATCAGCGTGGTGCCCTCAACAAGTTAGACCCGCAAAGTACAGCAACTAAATTTAAGTCTTATTTTTCCGAAAACGACAGGCTATTACGGGAAGGCAATTATGATACGGTTTCAAAATATCTCGACAAAATAATGCCCTATTGGCAAATACAATTACCCGTAGTGTTGGTAAATGATAGTCGTTATGGCGGTTCTGGCGGTGGTTTGGCGGTGGTTTCTGTTCATAGCAATATGAAGTTCACCTTTGTGCACGAAACCGGCCATACGTTTGGTTTGTTGGCCGATGAATATGTAGAGGTCGCTAAAGAAAAAGACAGGCCTTTGTTTGCTACTCAATTTTATCCCAATGTAGATACGAGTAACAACCCGGCTACAATTAAATGGAAGCACTATTTTAACCGGCCCAGGTATGCGGGAATTGTAGGCATCTTCGAGGGTGGATATTACCATGCCAAAGGCGTTTACCGTCCGGAAGAAAACAGTGTGATGCGAAATAACATCACCACCCGCAATTTTAACGCTCCCAGCCGCGAAGCCATTGTAAGGCGTATTTATGAAATTATGGGCAAACCGTTTGATCTTGAAGCTTTTTTTAAAGAGGATTTAAATGTTATGGGTTACGCCATGGAGCCAGAGGCGGCCTCCGGCACTAACTTTCCGCCTTTAACCGGCGATCATATTAATCAGCGCGAACAACTCAAAATGATGCAGCTGCAACGCCTATTCCGCCAACAGCAAAACAAGGTGCATTAA
- a CDS encoding DUF5565 family protein → MKKISTLFKKNPENLGRVINEINPENEWAFGRSIATQKFDGTAMAVIGGELYKRYDVKKGRSIPEGAIACQEPDPISGHHPHWLKCSRDAKEDRYAFEAFDQLAANNGVTDNTYELCGPKVQSNPESFEAHILVKHGDAQLNINTQTMTFDSLKQFLEEQNLEGIVFHATDGSGRMCKLRKADFGIKR, encoded by the coding sequence ATGAAGAAAATTTCGACCTTGTTTAAAAAGAATCCCGAAAATTTGGGAAGAGTTATTAATGAAATTAACCCCGAAAACGAATGGGCGTTTGGGCGAAGTATTGCCACACAAAAATTTGATGGTACAGCAATGGCTGTCATCGGCGGCGAGCTTTACAAGCGTTACGACGTAAAAAAGGGCCGCTCCATCCCGGAAGGCGCCATTGCCTGTCAGGAGCCCGACCCGATAAGTGGCCACCACCCGCACTGGTTAAAATGCAGCCGCGACGCCAAAGAAGACCGCTATGCGTTCGAGGCTTTTGACCAGCTGGCGGCCAATAATGGGGTTACGGACAATACCTATGAGCTTTGCGGACCCAAAGTACAAAGCAATCCCGAAAGTTTTGAGGCCCATATATTGGTAAAGCACGGAGATGCCCAATTAAACATCAACACCCAAACCATGACGTTCGATAGCCTGAAACAGTTTTTAGAAGAGCAAAACCTCGAAGGCATCGTTTTTCATGCCACCGACGGCTCTGGCCGGATGTGCAAACTGCGCAAAGCCGATTTCGGCATAAAAAGGTAA
- a CDS encoding OmpA family protein gives MKINFTKLALTLGVAGLATAASAQSMNSDSTKRFEKRSFRTWSIGLNGGMLTHYTPFNGPSNGDFATPQERWGYGGYIKKQIVPGFGIQADFLGGRVKGFRANLLPGGSAAQNNSGFRTKIEWAGSVSGNFTVANLSLNQKRNILSPYITGGAGYMSSSPSVMNVPGADPEHYTRNWFVPVGAGFKFGLSKGVNLDLGYTVYFMKTGGFDGVRTSTNDRFSYAHAGFEFALGKKGSSQLQNFSPIAAIREESAAESADLRRMLSTAEQNAARDREQYARDMGDDDGDGVANKFDKCAGTPAGTVVDGSGCPLKVPAPVIREKVVITEADRRVVGEAIKNLEFELGKSTIKEKSFPTLDRVASLLVEKDFGLKLAGHTDNTGSMELNLRLSKERAEAVKTYLVEKGANASRIEATGYGPNQPIASNKTAEGRQKNRRVEFTLL, from the coding sequence ATGAAAATTAACTTTACTAAACTGGCACTTACCTTAGGAGTGGCCGGTCTGGCTACTGCGGCATCTGCGCAGAGCATGAATTCTGACTCAACCAAACGTTTTGAAAAACGTAGCTTCCGTACCTGGTCTATCGGCCTTAATGGCGGTATGCTAACTCATTACACGCCGTTTAACGGCCCAAGCAATGGCGATTTTGCTACGCCGCAAGAGCGCTGGGGTTACGGCGGTTACATTAAAAAACAAATTGTACCTGGCTTTGGTATCCAGGCCGACTTTTTAGGTGGCCGTGTAAAAGGCTTCCGGGCCAACTTATTGCCAGGCGGCAGTGCTGCTCAAAACAACAGCGGTTTCCGCACCAAAATTGAGTGGGCCGGATCGGTTAGCGGTAACTTTACCGTGGCTAACTTAAGCTTAAATCAAAAACGTAATATCTTGTCGCCATACATTACTGGTGGTGCCGGTTATATGTCATCAAGCCCGTCGGTAATGAATGTACCGGGTGCCGATCCTGAACATTATACCCGCAACTGGTTTGTACCGGTAGGTGCAGGTTTTAAATTTGGACTGAGCAAAGGCGTTAACCTCGATTTAGGTTATACCGTATACTTCATGAAAACAGGTGGTTTTGATGGTGTGCGTACCTCAACCAACGACCGTTTCTCATACGCTCACGCAGGTTTCGAATTTGCCTTGGGTAAAAAAGGAAGCTCTCAGTTACAAAACTTCAGCCCGATTGCCGCTATCCGCGAAGAGAGTGCTGCCGAAAGTGCTGACCTGAGAAGAATGTTATCAACCGCTGAGCAAAATGCTGCCCGCGACCGTGAGCAATATGCCCGCGACATGGGTGATGATGATGGCGATGGTGTAGCTAACAAATTTGACAAATGTGCCGGTACACCTGCAGGCACTGTGGTTGATGGTTCTGGCTGTCCATTAAAAGTGCCGGCTCCGGTAATCCGCGAAAAAGTGGTAATCACCGAGGCCGACCGTCGTGTTGTAGGTGAGGCTATCAAAAACTTAGAGTTTGAATTAGGTAAATCTACCATCAAAGAAAAATCATTCCCTACGTTAGACCGCGTTGCGAGCTTGTTGGTAGAAAAAGATTTTGGTTTGAAACTGGCCGGACACACCGATAACACCGGTTCGATGGAATTGAACCTGCGTTTATCAAAAGAACGTGCCGAAGCTGTTAAAACTTACCTGGTAGAAAAAGGTGCCAATGCATCACGTATCGAAGCTACCGGTTACGGTCCAAACCAGCCAATCGCCAGTAACAAAACTGCCGAAGGCCGTCAGAAAAACCGTCGTGTTGAGTTTACGTTATTGTAA
- the tcmP gene encoding three-Cys-motif partner protein TcmP: MASINLHDKPFTEETITKLEIFEDYAQAWLPTFVMQKTPLLCVFDFFAGTGYDKSGVAGSPIRLLEKTNEQLGIFFANKVKVQVYLNEFEPNKKKQEKFDLLKLSCEEYLNKFPRLRHIVKIEYRNEDFETLFPKLLPTIKKYPALVYLDQNGIKFTSDKYFLELEKTSQTDFLYFISSSYFWRFGDQEEFKTNLDINMAEAKKNPYKFIHNSIIEQLRKRLPLNSKLRLYPFSLKKSNNIHGIIFGASHPRAVDKFLTIAWDRNDTNGQANFDIFDHALVNQIDLFSGTRGKSRIEVFQEDVKNKILKGEITDNFQLYDYSINEGFLGRHSMEVVKKLKKDKLIDYIGSWPLINYQNVYKQPKRLIFTITK, encoded by the coding sequence ATGGCATCAATCAATTTACATGACAAACCTTTCACTGAGGAAACAATAACTAAGCTAGAGATTTTCGAAGATTATGCGCAAGCATGGCTGCCGACCTTTGTAATGCAAAAAACGCCTTTGTTGTGTGTCTTTGATTTTTTTGCGGGTACCGGATATGATAAATCGGGCGTAGCCGGTAGCCCAATACGATTATTGGAAAAAACAAATGAACAACTAGGAATTTTTTTCGCAAATAAAGTGAAAGTACAAGTCTACTTGAACGAATTCGAACCTAATAAAAAAAAGCAGGAAAAGTTTGATCTACTTAAGTTATCTTGCGAAGAGTATTTAAATAAGTTTCCGCGCCTAAGACATATTGTAAAAATAGAGTATAGGAATGAGGATTTTGAAACTCTATTCCCTAAGCTCTTACCAACGATAAAAAAATATCCCGCTCTAGTATATTTAGACCAAAATGGCATCAAATTTACTTCTGATAAATATTTTCTGGAATTAGAAAAAACATCTCAAACGGACTTTCTTTATTTTATTTCCTCATCTTATTTTTGGCGTTTTGGTGATCAAGAAGAATTCAAGACGAATCTTGATATAAACATGGCGGAGGCAAAGAAAAATCCATATAAATTTATTCATAATAGCATAATTGAACAACTGAGAAAAAGATTACCTCTAAATTCTAAATTACGCCTTTATCCTTTTTCACTGAAAAAAAGTAACAATATACACGGAATCATATTTGGCGCGTCGCACCCAAGAGCTGTTGACAAGTTTTTGACGATCGCATGGGATAGAAACGACACAAACGGGCAAGCAAATTTCGATATATTTGACCATGCATTAGTAAACCAAATAGATTTGTTTTCAGGCACTCGAGGTAAAAGCCGTATCGAGGTTTTCCAAGAAGATGTCAAAAACAAGATTTTGAAAGGCGAAATAACAGACAATTTCCAACTATACGACTATTCAATAAATGAAGGCTTTTTGGGCCGTCATTCGATGGAGGTTGTTAAAAAGTTAAAAAAAGATAAGTTGATTGATTATATCGGCTCGTGGCCATTGATAAACTACCAGAATGTGTACAAGCAACCCAAACGACTTATATTTACTATAACCAAATAG
- a CDS encoding phage Gp37/Gp68 family protein yields MAQSSIEWTELTWNPVTGCNKISPGCKFCYAEVMSKRLRAMGIEKYSDGFNIRVHPNALNIPFTWKRPKVVFVNSMSDLFHPDVPLEFIKSVFAVMNQTPNHVYQVLTKRSERLFELSPLLNWTPNIWMGVSVESQEYTYRIRDLQATGANVKFLSIEPLIGPIDSLELFGIDWVIVGGESGAKARPIKKNWINYIKEVCNSNQVPFFFKQWGKPKFNVDPNDPTIASEHPNHAKGGCQLDGAVFREMPSLERTRFLSH; encoded by the coding sequence ATGGCACAATCCAGTATTGAGTGGACCGAATTGACTTGGAATCCTGTAACTGGTTGCAACAAAATAAGTCCAGGGTGTAAGTTTTGTTATGCCGAGGTTATGTCAAAACGCTTACGGGCAATGGGTATTGAGAAATACAGTGATGGCTTCAACATTCGCGTTCATCCAAATGCATTGAACATCCCATTCACATGGAAAAGACCGAAAGTTGTTTTTGTAAACTCAATGAGTGATTTGTTTCATCCAGACGTTCCTCTAGAATTTATCAAGTCTGTTTTTGCGGTGATGAATCAGACGCCAAACCATGTCTACCAAGTTCTTACAAAACGGTCCGAACGTTTATTTGAACTGTCTCCTTTATTAAATTGGACACCAAACATTTGGATGGGTGTTTCAGTTGAAAGTCAAGAATATACCTATAGAATAAGAGACCTCCAAGCAACGGGCGCAAACGTTAAATTTCTTTCAATAGAACCATTAATAGGACCTATTGACTCACTCGAGCTTTTTGGAATTGATTGGGTTATTGTAGGTGGTGAATCTGGGGCAAAAGCCAGGCCTATTAAAAAGAATTGGATAAACTATATTAAAGAGGTTTGCAATTCTAATCAGGTACCTTTTTTCTTCAAACAGTGGGGTAAGCCTAAATTCAACGTTGATCCTAACGACCCAACTATAGCATCAGAACATCCCAATCATGCAAAGGGTGGCTGTCAACTAGACGGAGCTGTTTTTAGAGAAATGCCATCTCTAGAAAGAACTAGATTTTTATCTCATTGA